CCAGGGCCGTGGTCTGGCCCGCGAGGACCACCTGGCCGGGGCAATTGAAGTTCGCCACCTCAATCACCCCGTGGGCCGATGCGGCCCGGACGACCTCCGCCACCTGTTCCCGGTCCAGCCCGAGGACGGCCAGCATGCCCCCGCTGCCCAGGGGAACCGCTTCCTGCATATACTGCCCGCGCCGGCGGACAAGTTGTACCGCATCCGTGAAAGACAGGGCCCGTGCCGCCACCAGTGCGGCATACTCCCCGAGACTGTGCCCGGCGACAGCGTCGGGCCGTACGCCCCGCGCCTCCAGGGCGCGCAGGCAGGCGATGCTGCTCGTCAAGACAGCCGGCTGGGTATTGACCGTCTTGTTCAGCTCTTCCCGCGGCCCGTTAAAGCAAAGTTCGGAAATAGGCATCCCCAGAGCGGCATCCGCGGCAGCGAAGACGGCCCGCGCTTCCGGAACGGCTTGGGCGAGCCCCTTGCCCATGCCGACGAACTGCGACCCCTGGCCGGGGAACAAAAAGACGGCCTTCATCGTTCTTCCCCGCCGTACCGCCCAAGGCGCCGCATAACCTCCGCGGCCTCGGCGATGATGTCACGAATGATATCCTTCGCCGGTTTCACTTCCGTTACAAGCCCGGCGATCTGCCCGGACATTACGGAACCGTACTCCACGTCGCCCTCCACCATGGCCGCCCGCAGCCGCCCGGTGCCGAGCTTCTCCAACTCCTCCGGGGGAGCGCAGCTCGCTTCCAGCGCTTCAAACTGCCGGGTGAGCTTGTTATACAGGCAGCGGACGGGATGGCCGGTGGGACGGCCGGT
This sequence is a window from Thermoanaerobacterales bacterium. Protein-coding genes within it:
- the fabD gene encoding ACP S-malonyltransferase; translated protein: MKAVFLFPGQGSQFVGMGKGLAQAVPEARAVFAAADAALGMPISELCFNGPREELNKTVNTQPAVLTSSIACLRALEARGVRPDAVAGHSLGEYAALVAARALSFTDAVQLVRRRGQYMQEAVPLGSGGMLAVLGLDREQVAEVVRAASAHGVIEVANFNCPGQVVLAGQTTALEQAVALARQAGARRSVMLAVSGPFHSSLMRPAGEKLAQVLQQVRLNAPSLPVVGNVSADYLETAEAVRAALVRQVYSPVLWEDGIRRLLSDGARVFVEVGPGRVLTGLLKKIADREVVALNVEDEESLEKVVARLGEVG